The Silvibacterium dinghuense DNA window CGATGCTCATCTCTCCAGCCAGGACATTCAGCAGCTGGGGGATCTCATCCAGGCTGGTAGAGCGCAGGAGATGTCCGATCGGCGTAATACGCGGATCGCGCTTCAGCTTATGGCATTCGGACCATTCGCGGCGCGCCTCGGCATCCGTGCTCAGATACTGCTCGAGCAGCCGGTCGCTGTCCTGGTACATGGTGCGAAACTTCCACACGTAGATCGGTTTCTGGAACTGGCCCAGGCGGCGGTGCCGATAGAGCGCAGAGCCGCGCGAAGTGGCGCAGATGGCAAATGCGATCAATAGGCTCAGCGGGAGCAGAATGGGCAGCGTCAGAAAGATGATCGTCAGCTCAATCGCTGGTTTGATGAATCGATAGGCAAAAGAGGCGATCGGGAGATTGGCCGGGACAGCCAATGGCTGTACGGCGGCAAACTCCGGA harbors:
- a CDS encoding sugar transferase codes for the protein MATPELFNSEVGYPEDAQRSDVVYPEFAAVQPLAVPANLPIASFAYRFIKPAIELTIIFLTLPILLPLSLLIAFAICATSRGSALYRHRRLGQFQKPIYVWKFRTMYQDSDRLLEQYLSTDAEARREWSECHKLKRDPRITPIGHLLRSTSLDEIPQLLNVLAGEMSIVGPRPIVDKEKSKYGMYLQMFSYALPGITGLWQVSGRCDLSYEKRVQLDVKYVTRWNLWMEVKILLKTVFVMIHREGAY